A single window of Bacteroidota bacterium DNA harbors:
- a CDS encoding tetratricopeptide repeat protein → MQNNKLYIIIIVSLVVLASGLAYLNFGTIGTEVPYAVTTDSTSSIAKPFDYDEYYIASRDTLSPLIKHQVDSLENLIKVDTSNYQATVLLVRTYDQAGLGLIAANYLQNIATKLGDERSWFNAGFKFYDFAATTSDTSAQVYASKKAIGAFEKVVSINEHNLEAKNAMAICFVQNDLDVMRGVQLLKDVISRDSNNVQANYTLGMLSRRSGQWDKARTRFEKLTQLEPLNSEAYFYLGEAYTSLNMKKEAIVAYETSMNLISDNESKREIKKLIDNLKQTK, encoded by the coding sequence ATGCAGAATAATAAATTATATATCATCATAATCGTATCGCTGGTAGTTTTGGCGAGTGGTTTAGCATACCTTAACTTTGGAACCATTGGAACTGAAGTACCGTATGCTGTTACTACCGATTCTACAAGCAGCATTGCAAAGCCATTCGATTATGATGAGTATTATATTGCCTCACGCGATACTTTATCACCCCTCATAAAACACCAAGTTGATAGTTTAGAAAACTTAATTAAAGTAGATACATCAAACTACCAAGCCACCGTTTTATTGGTAAGAACTTATGACCAAGCGGGATTAGGTTTAATTGCAGCTAATTATTTACAAAATATAGCTACAAAATTAGGTGATGAAAGATCATGGTTTAATGCAGGCTTTAAATTTTACGATTTTGCAGCTACAACTTCTGATACATCAGCTCAGGTTTATGCATCAAAAAAAGCCATCGGTGCTTTCGAAAAAGTGGTTTCTATTAACGAGCACAATTTAGAAGCAAAAAATGCAATGGCTATTTGTTTCGTTCAAAACGATTTGGATGTAATGCGTGGCGTACAACTTTTAAAAGATGTTATTTCCCGCGATTCAAATAACGTGCAGGCTAATTATACTTTAGGTATGCTTAGCAGACGTAGCGGGCAGTGGGATAAAGCACGTACAAGGTTTGAAAAGCTAACACAGTTGGAGCCTTTAAACAGCGAGGCTTACTTTTATTTAGGCGAGGCATATACCAGCTTAAATATGAAAAAAGAAGCAATTGTGGCTTACGAAACAAGCATGAACTTGATTTCAGATAATGAATCAAAAAGAGAAATAAAAAAATTAATTGATAATCTTAAACAAACAAAATAA